One stretch of Spiroplasma mirum ATCC 29335 DNA includes these proteins:
- a CDS encoding tRNA (cytidine(34)-2'-O)-methyltransferase: MTTSKKLNIVLYEPEIAQNVGAIIRTCVAVNAKLHIIEPLGFFFDERFITRSSANYIHVSDYQLYNDWQQFLTLNPDAVLYCSTRYAKQPHSAINFKEHNGPIYIMFGRESTGIPYEILHDNLERCFRIPMHPNVRSLNVASSVGIVAYEVMHQLDYPDLSKVEIQKGADYLK; the protein is encoded by the coding sequence ATGACAACAAGTAAAAAATTAAATATTGTTTTATATGAACCAGAAATTGCCCAAAATGTTGGGGCAATTATTCGAACTTGTGTTGCTGTCAATGCCAAATTACATATAATTGAGCCTCTGGGCTTCTTTTTTGATGAACGCTTTATTACCCGTAGTAGTGCTAATTATATTCACGTTAGTGATTATCAATTATATAATGATTGACAGCAATTTTTAACTTTAAATCCAGATGCTGTATTATATTGTTCAACACGCTATGCTAAACAACCCCATAGTGCCATTAATTTTAAAGAACATAATGGACCAATTTATATTATGTTTGGTCGGGAATCAACTGGCATTCCCTACGAAATTTTACATGATAATTTAGAACGTTGTTTTCGAATTCCAATGCATCCGAATGTGCGGAGTTTGAATGTGGCGTCTTCGGTGGGAATTGTGGCTTATGAAGTTATGCACCAGTTAGATTACCCTGATTTATCAAAAGTTGAAATTCAAAAGGGAGCAGATTACTTAAAATAA
- the rdgB gene encoding RdgB/HAM1 family non-canonical purine NTP pyrophosphatase: MQEIIIATNNANKVKEYQELFAQLNVNVKSFLDFDFISEIDETGTTFAENSLIKAQYLSEFLKVPVLADDSGLEIIELDNFPGIYTKRWAAPILDNKIVNNLLLEKCKDLTDRSARAVCALSYVDSQRNVAKTFLGITNGEIALEPRGDDAFGFDLIFLLPELNKTYGELSLHEKNQYSHRSKAIKLFMDWYAQSGEQHDNK; encoded by the coding sequence ATGCAAGAGATTATTATTGCCACTAATAATGCCAATAAAGTTAAAGAATATCAAGAATTATTTGCCCAGTTAAATGTTAATGTTAAATCATTCTTAGATTTTGACTTTATTAGCGAAATTGATGAAACGGGAACAACCTTTGCAGAAAATTCTTTAATTAAAGCACAGTATTTAAGCGAGTTTTTAAAGGTCCCAGTTTTAGCAGATGATTCGGGTTTAGAAATTATTGAATTAGATAATTTTCCGGGGATCTATACGAAAAGATGAGCTGCTCCCATTTTAGATAATAAGATTGTTAATAATTTATTATTAGAGAAATGTAAGGATTTAACGGACCGCAGTGCGAGAGCGGTGTGTGCGTTAAGTTATGTTGACAGTCAGCGTAATGTTGCCAAAACTTTTTTAGGAATTACGAACGGAGAAATTGCTTTAGAACCACGGGGAGATGATGCTTTTGGTTTTGATCTGATCTTTTTACTACCAGAGTTAAATAAAACTTATGGTGAGTTATCATTACATGAAAAAAATCAGTATTCGCACCGTAGTAAAGCAATCAAACTATTTATGGATTGGTATGCCCAATCAGGAGAGCAGCATGACAACAAGTAA